Within Nosocomiicoccus ampullae, the genomic segment TTCGGTGATTTTTAACTTTTGATAATACTGAGTCTCTACTCATATCTGCATCGTATAATTTACGTACAGTTTCACTCGCATCTACACCACTCGCATAGATGAATAGCTCTTTAGCTCCAAATAATAAGTCGCTACTCTCTCCACTTTTAAACCCTTTAAAATCATGATCTAAATTTAATACTGCAACGTTTAGTTTTTCTTTTTTATCAAGATGTCTGTCTAAATCTTCATCTGATTTAACGTTACGAATTTGTTGATCTGGTAGGTCGAGTTGGTTAAATTTCGCTCCACCTTCAGAATTTGCTAAAAAGAGTTTAACGTTTGATAGACTTACTGGATGATTGTTAATTTCTCCAATTAAAAAGTCATATGCATCATCTAATTTTTCATTTAAATCTAACACTAACGTAGAATCAGTGTTTAAAGATAGTTGTTTTCTAATTTGATCTGCTAAAAATAAGTCTGCGTCGTGTTTTGTTTCATAAATTTTAAAATTTAAAGCCATAATCGTCGTCTCCTATCAAGAACAGTTTATTAATAATAGATTACCCTAATATATGTCTTTTAAACAATCATTATCCTAAAATTAAAATACTCTTTGTTTCAAAGACAAAATAGTTTATAATAATAATAACAACTAAATGCACTGGAGGATATTATAGATGAAGGCAATTCTTATCTTTATGGTATGTGCAAGTTTCCTAGTAGCAATCTTAACTGCAGGAAGAGAAAACAAACCTGGTTATGTAGATAACGGACCAGACCAAAGAAACGATGTTAGATAATAAAAACGCAAACTTATAAAAGTTTGCGTTTTTTGTTTCTGTTAATCTTTTAAATATCCTTGTTCGTTTAGGACATCTTTAATATCTGCACGTACTTCTCCCATTTTCGATAATTTTCGAATGACTTGTTCTGACCAGTTGTCTTCACGTTTGTTTTTATCGCGGTTTTTGTAGTACTGATTGATTGTTTCATCGTATTCATTTAATGATTCTTCAACCGCTTCAAACTCTGGATAAGAGTTTTCAAAGTAAACTGTGTCAAGTGGAAGTCTTTCTTTAAAGCTACCATTACTATTTTTGTAACCAACTGCCATACCAATTACTGGGAATGTGCCTTCAGGTAAGTCTAAAATTTCAATGATTTTTTTCGTGTTGTTACGAATTGATCCTAAATAACAAATTCCTAAATCAAGTGACTCTGCTGCAACCGCTAAGTTTTGTGCTGCAAGTGCTGCGTCTACAACACCGACGAGTAAACTTTCTGTCGTTTCAAAATTTACGTCGTATCCTTTACGTTTTGCGAGTTGTAAATGACGGTTATAATCCGCTACGAAAATGAATAAATGGCCGTTATCTTTAACATACGGCTGCGTACTTACTTCCATAATTGCTTGTTTTTTATCTTCATCAGTAACTCCGATAATTGAATACGCTTGAACGTAGCTTGATGTCGATGCTTGTTGTGCTGATTTAACAAGTGTTTCTACGACATCCTTTTCAAGTGGTCGATCTTCAAAATCTCGAATTGAGCGGTGGTTTTGTAGTAATTTAATTGTTTCGTTCATAATAATCCTCCTATATTAATCCTTTAAATCCTTGTTGACGAATCGCTTCATAAAGCACCATCGCAACTGTATTTGCAAGGTTTAAACTTCTAAAATCTTTATGCATCGGAATACGCATTAAGCGGTCCTTATATTTTTCTTTAATATAATCCGGGAGTCCTGCAGTTTCTTTACCAAAGATAAAATAATGGTTTTCTTCAGTATTACTGTAGTCCTCTTCATGATAATAATTTTCTCCAAATTTAGATATAAAGTACAGCATTCCGTCTGCTTGTTCTAAAAATTCTTCAATACTGTCGTAATATGTCACGTCTAACTGATACCAGTAGTCCATACCTGCACGTTTTAAATGCTTATCTGTAATTTCAAACCCGAGCGGTTTAATTAAATGTAATTTTGTTTTTGTTGCTGCACATGTGCGTCCGATATTTCCAGTATTTTGCGGAATATCTGGCTGAAATAATACGATATGATTCATAGTTTACCCCTCTTGAATACCTTTTAACATTTCTATTTTAACATCTTCGTCAGTTTCTTGTTTATATCTCTCACTAATATATTCAAGTGCCTCGTCGCCTAATATTTGACCGATCGCCCAGTATGCTGTTCCTTTAATCACAGGTCGAACATCGTTTTCAGCAACATCTTTCAATGTTGGAATCGCACTTTCTTCTTTAAAATGTGCGAGTGCGATAATCGCATTTCGTTGTAGTGGATTTTTACCACGCCATACACCAGCTAAATGTCCATATGTTTCTTTAAATTCTCGATTTGATACCTTTAATAGACTCGTTAATTCTGGCTTTAAAATTTCTGGCTCTAAAATGATATCGTCTTGCTGTGTGTTAATTCCAACATTTAACGGACATACTTGCTGACATGTATCACAGCCGTAAATTCTGTTACCAATCGATTTTCTAAATTCATCTGGTACAAAAGTTTTCGTTTGTGTTAAAAATGAAATACACTTTTTAGAGTCGAGTTGTCCGTTACCAACGAGTGCACCTGTTGGACATCTGTCAATACAAATTGTACAGTCACCACACGTTCCAACGAGTGGTTTATCTGGAGGAAAAGGTATGTTGATCAGCATTTCACCTAAGTACGTCCATGTCCCGAGTTCTGGATTGATTATAAATCCATTTTTACCTATAAATCCGAGACCACTTCTAAGTGCGACTTCTCTATCGGATAATACTCCCGTATCGACCATCGACATCATCTCTGCACCGTCGACTCTTTCTTTAATAAATGCTTCTAACTTATCGAGTCTTTTTCTTAAAAGCTGATGATAATCTACTCCCCAAGACGCACGAGCAAATATCCCGCGGCGCTCACCTTTACGTGATTTTGGGGCATCTTTAGGTAATCTGTTCGGGTACCCAACAGCAATCGCAATAATCGATTTCGCACTCGGTAGTGATAGTTTTGGATCTACACGCTCTTCTATCGTCCCTTTTTCGAAACCAGACTCATAATTGTTTTCATAATATGAGATGAGTTTATCTCTAAACTCATGAAACGGTTCAGCTGTTGTAAATCCGATTTCGTCGATACCAATTGAATGTGCGTACTCTATAATCTCTTCTTTTAACGCTTGATAGTCCATAAGACACCTTCTTTCCAGATTAAAAAAGAAGCCAATTAGGCTTCTAATTAATACTGCATTGCTTGTTTTATACGTTCAGGAATAATGAGTGCCTCTGCAACCATATCTTCCGGATGGAATGTGTGATCAATACAGTCTTCAAAAAAGTCTATATGTGTCTGATCGATATATGAAACTGTGTCGCTCTCAGCAGCTTCTTTATCTTGTATTGTATACCAATATAAATATTCGACATCGTTAAACGCTTCGCGGAAGATTGTTTCAACGTAAACTTTTTCTCCTTCAACGTTACGAATAACACCTTCCATATTGTTATGTATATACTCCATCCAACGATCGACTTTTTTAGTTTTTCCAGGTTTAACTCTAAATTTAGTTAACTCCACTTTGTACATTTATTTCACCTCTTGCGATATGCAAATAAACATTCTAAAATGATACTCAATACATTATTAGATTATACACTTATTTTTAAATAACTCCACACCTATATAAAGAAAGGTTTGAGACAATTTATGCTTATTTTAGCATCTGGTTCACCAAGACGGCAAGACCTACTAAAACAAGTTGAGATAAACTTTTTAACGATTATCCCAAATGTTGACGAATCATCTGTGACTGAGACAGACCCTAAAGAAAAAGCGATGACACTCGCACGCTTAAAATCTCACGCGATTGATAACGACGAAGACATTATTTTATCTTGTGACACACTGATCCACTATAACGGTGAAATTTTAGAAAAACCAAAAGACAAAAATGACGCACGACGCATGCTTAAAATGCTATCAGGAAATACGCATACTGTGATTTCAGCAGCATTACTCCGTAAAGGCGACGCTGAAATACCAATCGTTAGAGAAACAGAAGTCGAGTTTTTTGATTTAGACGATAAAACAATCGACCACTACTTAAACACAGACGAACCATATGATAAGGCAGCAGCCTATGGCATCCAAGGACTCGGCGCGATGTTTGTAAAACATATTTCCGGTGATTATAACGCTGTCGTCGGGCTTCCACTCGGAGATATATGTAGAGAACTAAGAGAATTGTAGGTGGTGTAGCGAGCACTTGTCATTTTATCGTAAGTGATAGTGTGATGTTACACTATCTTTTTGGTTAGAGTGCCTTTTATCATAAGTGATAGTATCCTTTTACACTATCTCTTCGGTTAAATCGCCTTTTATCGCAAGAGATAGTGTTCTTTTACACTATCTCTTCAGTTAGAGTGCCTTTTATCATAAGTGATAGTATCTTATTACACTATCACTTCGGTTAGAGCGTCTTTTATCATAAGTGATAGTATCCTTTTACACTATCTCTCCAGTTTGTAGTATCACCTACCTGTTATTTTTTCTATTTCATTATTATCAATCAATTCTTCTTTTTAAAATCTGTTGATCAAAAACACAGTATTTAAATTTCTTACTTCTATTTTTATCAGTTTTTTAATCATGTATTACAATTCATTAATTATTGTATTTTTACTCCTTTTAAGAATTTTATGTTGTATAATCATAATCAAATACTTATTATTGGAGGATATATGCAGATTAAAAAATCTCTTGTTCATCGTCAATTGATTGCCTTAAAGAAACGTGGCCATTTATCTTTTAAAACAATCAACTATTTGAAGCAATTAAATTTAGGTCACAACGGAGAAGTATCTTTTGCAAATATTTTCGATAGTGTGATGACAGATTACTGCGAGACGATTCATGATTTTCGATTTATTTTGGATGGTTCCGAACGTCAAATCGATACAGTGGCGATTTTTAATAATGCTATCCTAATTTTTGAAATTAAAAACCATCAGAGAAATCAAGTTTTTCATAATGGTAGTTTTTATAGCTACAAGACTAAAAAAGAAATAAAGTCTCCGCTTCATCAAATTAATGACACTGCTAATAAATTCTCAGAACTACTCTATTCTATAGATCAAAGAATTCCTATTCATAGCTACGTCGTCTATATAAACCGAAATTTCCAGCTCTATAACTTACCATTAAAAGAGCCAATTATCATGTATTCACAGCTCAGTAATTTTTTGAATGATCTAAAAAACCAACACACTCTCGTTAAACCGCATGTTCAAATGCTTAAAGATCAAATTATTCATTTAAATGATGAAATACCGCGATATTGTGATGTCGATTATACATTTGAATCATTAAATAAAGGGATATTTTGTGAAAATGATGGTAGTGAATTACTTTCTAATGGTTTAGAAAAATATATCTGTGGAAATTGTGGCACATTTTATCAGCAAAAAGATGTCGTGTTTCAGCTTGTTGAAGATTTTCGAGCATTATTTCCAGATGAAAAAATCACGTTAAACAAGTTATATGAATTTAGTGGAAAGAAAATCTCTCACTATAAGCTTCAGAAAGTATTGAACGCATACTATGAAAAGATTGG encodes:
- the trmL gene encoding tRNA (uridine(34)/cytosine(34)/5-carboxymethylaminomethyluridine(34)-2'-O)-methyltransferase TrmL, encoding MNHIVLFQPDIPQNTGNIGRTCAATKTKLHLIKPLGFEITDKHLKRAGMDYWYQLDVTYYDSIEEFLEQADGMLYFISKFGENYYHEEDYSNTEENHYFIFGKETAGLPDYIKEKYKDRLMRIPMHKDFRSLNLANTVAMVLYEAIRQQGFKGLI
- the queG gene encoding tRNA epoxyqueuosine(34) reductase QueG is translated as MDYQALKEEIIEYAHSIGIDEIGFTTAEPFHEFRDKLISYYENNYESGFEKGTIEERVDPKLSLPSAKSIIAIAVGYPNRLPKDAPKSRKGERRGIFARASWGVDYHQLLRKRLDKLEAFIKERVDGAEMMSMVDTGVLSDREVALRSGLGFIGKNGFIINPELGTWTYLGEMLINIPFPPDKPLVGTCGDCTICIDRCPTGALVGNGQLDSKKCISFLTQTKTFVPDEFRKSIGNRIYGCDTCQQVCPLNVGINTQQDDIILEPEILKPELTSLLKVSNREFKETYGHLAGVWRGKNPLQRNAIIALAHFKEESAIPTLKDVAENDVRPVIKGTAYWAIGQILGDEALEYISERYKQETDEDVKIEMLKGIQEG
- a CDS encoding nuclease-related domain-containing protein; amino-acid sequence: MQIKKSLVHRQLIALKKRGHLSFKTINYLKQLNLGHNGEVSFANIFDSVMTDYCETIHDFRFILDGSERQIDTVAIFNNAILIFEIKNHQRNQVFHNGSFYSYKTKKEIKSPLHQINDTANKFSELLYSIDQRIPIHSYVVYINRNFQLYNLPLKEPIIMYSQLSNFLNDLKNQHTLVKPHVQMLKDQIIHLNDEIPRYCDVDYTFESLNKGIFCENDGSELLSNGLEKYICGNCGTFYQQKDVVFQLVEDFRALFPDEKITLNKLYEFSGKKISHYKLQKVLNAYYEKIGVRRGAYYVDKKPYNDN
- a CDS encoding DUF6176 family protein, giving the protein MYKVELTKFRVKPGKTKKVDRWMEYIHNNMEGVIRNVEGEKVYVETIFREAFNDVEYLYWYTIQDKEAAESDTVSYIDQTHIDFFEDCIDHTFHPEDMVAEALIIPERIKQAMQY
- the nfsA gene encoding oxygen-insensitive NADPH nitroreductase, translating into MNETIKLLQNHRSIRDFEDRPLEKDVVETLVKSAQQASTSSYVQAYSIIGVTDEDKKQAIMEVSTQPYVKDNGHLFIFVADYNRHLQLAKRKGYDVNFETTESLLVGVVDAALAAQNLAVAAESLDLGICYLGSIRNNTKKIIEILDLPEGTFPVIGMAVGYKNSNGSFKERLPLDTVYFENSYPEFEAVEESLNEYDETINQYYKNRDKNKREDNWSEQVIRKLSKMGEVRADIKDVLNEQGYLKD
- a CDS encoding Maf family protein, whose protein sequence is MLILASGSPRRQDLLKQVEINFLTIIPNVDESSVTETDPKEKAMTLARLKSHAIDNDEDIILSCDTLIHYNGEILEKPKDKNDARRMLKMLSGNTHTVISAALLRKGDAEIPIVRETEVEFFDLDDKTIDHYLNTDEPYDKAAAYGIQGLGAMFVKHISGDYNAVVGLPLGDICRELREL